The DNA region AAAATATGAATCCTTGATTGTCCGATTAAGATTTCCTCCCGATGAATCCTGCTGTATCTTTTCATATACCGCAAATAATCCTCCGCAGAGATATGCAGGACTCTTATTTTCTTCATTCCAAGCCATAGTTATTTCCTCCTTCTTGTTTTTCCTGTTGAGACAGGCTTTTATTATGCCCACTCTTGTATCATTAAGCTTAATATACGGCTTGTTTTCCTCATCACTGTCTGTTTTTACACGTCTTATCACAGTAGAAAGCAATGCGTCTGGATATTTCGTATTGTTCAGTGCTGCAAGCATTATTGCAGACATAAGTGGTGATGGAACCTTTTCATTGTTTGATTTTGGAGAGATAAGCTCTTTGGCAATACCACTGAAGAATATCGGACGGGTATTGTTTTCATTTATCAGCATATCATTCTGATGTTTTATAAGATTGCTCATCATATCTCCGAAATTTCCTTTGTACATAAATTTCTGACAGATTCTTGATGAATTAGGAGTCAGTCCTGCAATGTAAAAAACCGCTTTTTTATCAGCAATAATATCGTCTATTGACTTTTCATCAACTGTAAAACCACTTCTTGCATACTTCATTATCGCAGCAATTTTATCATTGGCTTTCTTATCGGAATCATTGCCGAAAAAACATGAAAAAAAACTGCTTTCCGCTGAATCATCACTCTTCAAAGCAAACCACACCAAAACCATATCGCCTAAAATACAATAATGCTTTTTATCCGACAGAAGTTTATTGAAAACAGTTGTATATTTCTTCATTGCCTCCTCAGAAACATTACTGTTGTATGACTGAGTTTTTCCGTAGGATTCAAATGCAGTATCATTCATGCATACAAGCTGACAGCCTGATGCCTGACCTCCGGGAAATTTGATTTTGTCGTGAAGTCTGGCAGTAACCGATTTTTCTCCAAGAATTCCGCAAACTGTTTTTACTTCATCATCTTTTTTTTCATTTTTTTTAGAAAAAACACTTCTGATATTTTCTTATAAAATCCTCATCTTCTTCAAGAAAGTTACTTTCTTCACCAATTGAAAATCCGAAATAAGCCCCTTTATATTCCTTACCCAATTCCATAAGCGCAGGATTTTCAGATTCATTTTCGGGATCCCAATTTTCAACAAATTTTCTGTATGCCTCAC from Ruminococcus sp. HUN007 includes:
- the cas8c gene encoding type I-C CRISPR-associated protein Cas8c/Csd1; the encoded protein is MRSVFSKKNEKKDDEVKTVCGILGEKSVTARLHDKIKFPGGQASGCQLVCMNDTAFESYGKTQSYNSNVSEEAMKKYTTVFNKLLSDKKHYCILGDMVLVWFALKSDDSAESSFFSCFFGNDSDKKANDKIAAIMKYARSGFTVDEKSIDDIIADKKAVFYIAGLTPNSSRICQKFMYKGNFGDMMSNLIKHQNDMLINENNTRPIFFSGIAKELISPKSNNEKVPSPLMSAIMLAALNNTKYPDALLSTVIRRVKTDSDEENKPYIKLNDTRVGIIKACLNRKNKKEEITMAWNEENKSPAYLCGGLFAVYEKIQQDSSGGNLNRTIKDSYFSSACSRPSSVFPKLAKLAQNHMRKLSEGSEIYYNKMLGDIMSELDGSFPATLNLDDQGRFIVGYYQMNKKLYTPNEKK